The proteins below come from a single Bacteroidota bacterium genomic window:
- a CDS encoding nucleotidyltransferase domain-containing protein, translated as MQRIIEDNKDKIEALCRMYNVKSLFAFGSVCTDNFNDQSDIDLLIAFKAMDYGDYADSYLTLADKFEELFKRPVDLITDKSLSNPYFINSLNQTKTLIYE; from the coding sequence ATGCAAAGGATAATTGAAGATAATAAAGATAAGATTGAGGCATTATGCAGAATGTACAATGTTAAATCATTATTTGCTTTTGGTTCGGTATGTACTGATAATTTCAATGACCAAAGCGATATTGACTTATTGATTGCTTTTAAAGCCATGGATTATGGTGATTACGCAGATTCATACTTAACCCTTGCAGATAAATTTGAAGAACTTTTTAAACGCCCGGTCGATTTGATAACGGATAAATCCTTGTCAAATCCATATTTCATCAATTCATTGAATCAAACTAAAACATTGATTTATGAATAA
- a CDS encoding DUF86 domain-containing protein, which translates to MNNEIRKFLYDIQVSIDSIENYLGDKRDYNIYKSNKMLRRAIEREFEIIGEALHYIDKIDSNLEISSKRQIIGMRNRVIHGYDKIDDEIVWGTIVRHLPILKAEVAKLLK; encoded by the coding sequence ATGAATAACGAAATCCGAAAATTTCTTTATGATATTCAGGTTTCCATTGATTCGATTGAAAATTATCTTGGCGATAAGAGAGACTATAATATATACAAGTCAAACAAAATGCTGAGAAGGGCTATTGAACGTGAGTTTGAAATCATTGGAGAAGCATTGCATTACATTGATAAGATAGATTCGAACCTGGAAATCTCAAGTAAAAGACAAATTATTGGCATGCGAAACAGAGTCATTCATGGGTATGACAAAATTGATGATGAAATAGTTTGGGGTACAATCGTACGGCACTTACCTATTCTTAAAGCA